The following is a genomic window from Corallococcus soli.
GATGCTCGGTCGCGTCGAAGGACCACATCGCGGTTTCGCCGGCATCCATCACCGGTTACGCGGTGGGCCTGCAAGTGTTCTAGGCGTTATCCCTGACTAACGCAGCCAGAGAAGCATGGAGGCGACGTGCAGGACGGCGAGGTAGCTGCTCGCCGTCTTGCCGTACCGGGTGGCGGCGGCGCGAAAGCACTTGAGGTCATGGAAGAAGCACTCCACCGGGTAGCGAAGCCGATAGTGAAGTTGCCCCGGTTCCGCAGAGCGTTCCGCGCTTTGGCCCTCAAGCGGCAGCGCGGTGCTTCTGGGAGGAGCCCGGTTCCGTGGACCCGCCCGCGCAGCCACTTGAGTCCCCTCCCCAGGCCGCCCCTCACTTCAGATGCGCGCGCCAGCAGTCCGGGCGTGGTGCCCACGGAGGGCTGGCGCGCCGATATATCAGCCTGATATATCGGCCTGGAGGAGATCGCCATGCCGAGGGAGAGCACCTGTCGGTTCGCCATCCTGGGGATGCTGTGCCGGGAGCCGATGAGCGGATACGACCTGCGAAGCACCATCGAGCGCTCCGTGGGGCACTTCTGGCAGGAGAGCTACGGCAACCTGTACCCGACGCTGGAGCGGATGGCGGAGGAGCGCCTCGTTGAACTCGAACCGGAGGAGTCCTCGCGAGGTGGACGGATCCGGAAGGTGTACCGGGTGACGGCGGCGGGACGGACGGCGCTCGCGGAGTGGCTGAGGCGGCCGGTGCCCCCCCACGTCGAGCGCAACGAGCTGCTGCTCAAGCTCTTCTTCGGGGCCCAGGTGGAGCCCGCGGACTCCCTGGCCCAGGTGGAGCGCAGCCGCGCCGAAGCGGAGGGACTGCTGGCGGCGCTGCGCCTCATTGACGAGAGCGTCCGCCATTCCAAGGGAGACGACCCGGAGCTGCCCTACTGGCATCTGTCCATTCGCGCGGGGCTGCTCGGGCTGGAGGCGCACCTGCGCTGGTGTGACGAGGCGCGTGAGGCCCTCCAGCGGATGGAACGGACAACGGATTCGACGAAGAAGAGGAGAACGCGATGAGCGGTCATCCGGATGAGGGAGCGCGGCGTCTGCCCATGTTCATGCCGTGGCTCGCCCTGGGCGTGGGGAGCGGATTGTTGCTGTTGCTGAACACGGAGTGGGCCGTGCTGCCCGGCTGGTGGATGGGCGCCCTGTTCCTCTTCTTCTCCCGGCGGCAGCGCCCCGTGGTGGGCTTCGTGGGGCTCCTGGTGGCCAACACCGTCGCCGCCGGCGTGGCGAACCTGGGGGTGTTCCCGGGCTCCGGCGCGAGCGCCTTTGGCATGGCCCTGGGGGGCGCCATGGTCGTCGCGGGGGGATACCTGGCGGATCGGCTCATCGTGGGGCCCCGGGGCTCCTTCGCGGGGACGCTCCTCCTGCCGGCGTTGATGACCGGCGTGGAGTACTTCAGCAGCCTGGGCAACCCGTTCGGCACCTGGGGCGTGCTGGCCTACACCCAGGCCCGGGTGCCGGTGCTGGTGCAGCTCGTGTCGGTGACGGGGTTGTGGGGCCTGACGTTCGTCCTGGTGTGGTTCGCCACCGTCGCCAACTGGGCGCTCGAGCACCGCGAGGCGGGGCGCCGCGTCCTGCCCGGGGTGGCGGTGTACGCGGCGGTGGTGGTGGCCATCCTCGGCTTCGGCGCGCTGCGGCTCTCAAGAGCGGACAGCGTGGGGAGGCCCGTCCAGGTGGCGGGCATCACCGTGGCGGGGGAGCTGGCCACGGGCCGCGAGGCCGGGCTGTCCCGGCTCATGAAAGGCGACGTCTTTGGCGATGAAGACTGGCGCGCCTTCGCCGAAGCCTCGCGCGGGGTGAACGAGGAGCTGTTGCGCCTGTCGGAGCGGGAGGCCGCGAGCGGGGCGAAGCTCCTCCTCTGGTCCGAGGGGAACGCGGTCGTGCTGGCCAGGGAGTTGGAGGCGCTCATCGCGCGGGGAAGCGCGCTGGCACGCGAGCACGGCGTGTGGCTCGGCATGTCGGTGGCGACCCTCACGCCCGAGGCGCAGCGGATGCTGCGCAACGAGCTCATCCTCGTGGGGCCGGACGGCGCGGTGGCGTGGCGCTACGTGAAGTCCCGGCCGGTGCCGGGTTGGGAGGCGGAGCACTCCGTCCCGGGCAGCACGGAGCCGGCGGTGGGCATGGCCTCCGGCGTGGGAGTCCTGGGAGGCGCCATCTGCTTCGACGGAGACTTCCCGGGGGTGTTCGCCAGCGCCTCGGAGCGAGGGATTGAGCTGCTCCTGCTGCCGTCGAGCGATTGGAAGGGCATCAGCCCGCTGCACACGCGGCAGGCGGTGTTCCGCGCGGTGGAGCAGGGCTTCAGCATGGTGCGGCAGGTCAACCAGGGGCTCTCCGTGGCGGTGGACGGCTACGGGCGCGTGTATGGCGAGTTGGACCACTTCACGGCGGAGGAGCGGGTGCTGCGCGCGGAGCTGCCGGTGGGGCGGGTGCCCACGCTCTACGCGCGCATCGGGGACGCGGTGGGTGTGCTCTCCGGGCTGGTCGCGCTGGGATGGATGCTCCAGGCCTCCGTCCGCGGGCTCCTCGCGCGACGGCGAAGCACCGCCACGCAGCCCACAGGCCCGACAGCCCAGACTCCTGCCGCGCCCTGAAGTCAGGCGGAATGCCGCAAGGCGCAAGCACGAACCCGGGCCTGGATGAACGACGGGGCCGGGCAGCAGCGCCGTCGCGTCGACGAGCGTCCCTACCGACTCCCGCCGCGTGGCGCCTGAAACAGGCCGCGACCTGCGGCGCTCCCCTCTCGATTAGGGACCCGGAATGGCAGCGATTGCGCGCCTGGAGCGGACCGGGCAGCGGCAATCGCTGCCTCCACGAGCGGGGCGCCATGTCCGAAGCGGTGGGCTCGCGAAGGAAGAACCCCCTACAGCGGTCGTAGAACCGGTTCAATCTCTCATCCGGATTCGGTTGCCCACTGGACAAGCAACCAGACACCCGGGCTGCTTGCTGATGCGTTGCGTTGGGCAATCCCGCGCGAGGGATGCGCGGCATCGCTTTTCATTGCATCCTTCCTGCATTTTTCCGGAGCTGGCATTTACGGAAACTTTCCGGGATATCCTTGGATAATCGAAGACGGGGGAGGACTCCCGCAGTTCCCTAGGAGATTCCGTGAAGATTGCCGAGCGCGCGCTCAACGCTGTTCCTTCCAGCTCCCAAACCCAGACGACTGCGAAGTCGGGGCAGGAAGCGGAGCTCCAATTCCTACAAAGCCTCCAGCAGCTGACCGCCACGCAGGCGGTGGCGGCGCCCACCGCGACGGCTCCTGCGACGGACGTGGCCCGCACGGGCTACGTCACGGCGCAGGCGGCCCCCACACCCAAGGGCCCGCTGCTGCCTGACAGCCGTCCCAGCCCGTCCGCCCTCACCGCCAACGTGGATGAGGCCTACAAGCAGATCGGCCGCGTTCCCACGAGCAGTGAGCGCAAGGAGATGGTCAAGCTCGCGGAGGAGCTGGCCGGCAAGGGCAAGAACGCGACGGAGATCAAGTACGCCGTCATCGAGAAGCTCCGCGCCATCCAGGCCGGCACCGCCGTGAAGCCTGGCGCATCCGAGCTGCGCAACCTGGCGGGCGAGACCTTCAAGACCATCTTCGGCCGGGCCCCCGGTGAAGCCGAGCTCACCCGGTGGGCGGCGGAGGCCCAGAAGCTGGCGGACAACGGCATGGACGCCATCTCCATCAAGTTCAACCTCCCCTCCATGATGCGCGAGGTGCGCGACGGCCTGGACAAGACGGACACCGCCACCCTGCGCAGCCTGGCGAAGGACGCCTTCAAGACCACCTTCGGCCGCGACCCCACCGGCAGCGAGCTGTCCCGCTGGGAGGGCGAGGCCAGGAAGCTGGTGGACGGGCAGAAGATGAACGCCACCGGCGTGATGACCACGCTGCCGTCCATGATGCGCGAGGTGCGCGACGGCCTGGACAAGACGGACACCGCCACCCTGCGCAACCTGGCGAAGGACGCCTTCAAGACCACCTTCGGCCGCGACCCCACCGGCAGCGAACTGTCCCGTTGGGAGGGTGAGGCCAAGAAGCTGGTGGACGGGCAGAAGATGAACGCCACCGGCGTGATGACCACGCTGCCGTCCATGATGCGCGAGGTGCGCGACGGCCTGGACAAGACGGACACCGCCACCCTGCGCAACCTGGCGAAGGACGCCTTCAAGACCACCTTCGGCCGCGACCCCACCGGCAGCGAACTGGAGACCTGGACCCAGAAGGCCCGGAAGATGGTGGACGACGACAAGATGAACGCCGTCGGCGTGAAGAACACCCTGCCGTCCATGATGCGCGAGGCCCGTGACGGCCTGGACAGGACGGATCGCGCCACGCTGACCCGCGTGCTCATCGAGGCCTACCGCGAGGTCCTGGGGCCCAACTCCCGCCCCCCCAGCGACGTGGAGATCAACGCCTGGCTGAAGAAGGCCGACGAGATGGTGAAGGACAAGCAGAGCGCCACCGCCATCAAGTA
Proteins encoded in this region:
- a CDS encoding PadR family transcriptional regulator produces the protein MPRESTCRFAILGMLCREPMSGYDLRSTIERSVGHFWQESYGNLYPTLERMAEERLVELEPEESSRGGRIRKVYRVTAAGRTALAEWLRRPVPPHVERNELLLKLFFGAQVEPADSLAQVERSRAEAEGLLAALRLIDESVRHSKGDDPELPYWHLSIRAGLLGLEAHLRWCDEAREALQRMERTTDSTKKRRTR
- a CDS encoding nitrilase-related carbon-nitrogen hydrolase — translated: MSGHPDEGARRLPMFMPWLALGVGSGLLLLLNTEWAVLPGWWMGALFLFFSRRQRPVVGFVGLLVANTVAAGVANLGVFPGSGASAFGMALGGAMVVAGGYLADRLIVGPRGSFAGTLLLPALMTGVEYFSSLGNPFGTWGVLAYTQARVPVLVQLVSVTGLWGLTFVLVWFATVANWALEHREAGRRVLPGVAVYAAVVVAILGFGALRLSRADSVGRPVQVAGITVAGELATGREAGLSRLMKGDVFGDEDWRAFAEASRGVNEELLRLSEREAASGAKLLLWSEGNAVVLARELEALIARGSALAREHGVWLGMSVATLTPEAQRMLRNELILVGPDGAVAWRYVKSRPVPGWEAEHSVPGSTEPAVGMASGVGVLGGAICFDGDFPGVFASASERGIELLLLPSSDWKGISPLHTRQAVFRAVEQGFSMVRQVNQGLSVAVDGYGRVYGELDHFTAEERVLRAELPVGRVPTLYARIGDAVGVLSGLVALGWMLQASVRGLLARRRSTATQPTGPTAQTPAAP